One window of Methanothermobacter tenebrarum genomic DNA carries:
- a CDS encoding DUF2226 domain-containing protein: MELPITRPTYVSYGDEVEFDKFLEKLARKKHNGFIRITHASSEGHIIIKDGTPVAASYDRYMKSEAMEKILEIVNKMETLIELFELKESQIDYIIDINKVYKLEPSFSRKLKPPKIEEHPKITPIKKPTPKPKEPPTEEKPTPKPKEPPTEEKPTPKPKEPPTEEKPTPKPKEAPGLAETTKKPLNREEVMKKYGLKDIDEEEVEKVLENYKGGAMTTIDIERVELTLMNKIKKAIIGIPNIKSVEVMVFLENMPELEGDMKVLIERENTGLLSRLMGGVMKEEELKEHIIDIIEMEIKKTFRGYPEIIEKFNVNIEIH; encoded by the coding sequence ATGGAACTACCAATCACAAGACCAACATACGTCTCCTACGGTGACGAAGTAGAATTTGATAAATTTCTAGAAAAACTTGCCAGGAAAAAACATAACGGGTTTATTAGAATCACCCACGCCTCAAGCGAAGGCCACATAATAATCAAAGATGGCACGCCAGTCGCAGCCTCATATGACAGATACATGAAATCAGAGGCCATGGAAAAAATCCTAGAAATCGTTAACAAGATGGAAACGCTCATAGAATTATTCGAATTAAAAGAATCCCAAATAGATTACATAATAGATATAAACAAGGTATATAAACTTGAACCCTCCTTTTCAAGAAAACTCAAACCACCAAAAATAGAAGAACACCCAAAAATAACACCAATAAAAAAACCCACACCAAAACCCAAAGAACCACCAACAGAAGAAAAACCCACACCAAAACCCAAAGAACCACCAACAGAAGAAAAACCCACACCAAAACCCAAAGAACCACCAACAGAAGAAAAACCCACACCAAAACCCAAAGAAGCTCCCGGACTTGCTGAAACAACAAAAAAACCTTTGAACAGAGAAGAAGTGATGAAAAAATACGGATTGAAGGATATTGACGAAGAAGAAGTTGAAAAAGTCCTTGAAAATTATAAAGGGGGTGCCATGACTACAATAGATATAGAAAGAGTGGAATTGACCCTGATGAACAAAATAAAAAAAGCAATAATAGGCATCCCCAATATAAAGAGCGTTGAAGTCATGGTCTTCCTAGAAAACATGCCCGAACTTGAAGGGGACATGAAAGTACTCATCGAACGCGAGAACACAGGACTATTATCCCGTCTAATGGGCGGAGTAATGAAAGAAGAAGAACTAAAAGAACACATTATCGATATAATCGAAATGGAGATAAAAAAGACATTCAGAGGTTATCCCGAAATCATAGAAAAATTTAACGTGAATATCGAAATACATTAA
- the minD gene encoding cell division ATPase MinD → MTRVITIASGKGGVGKTIVAANLGVALASYGERVIVLDADIAMANLELVLGMEGKSVTLHDVLAGKADIEEAIYEGPEGVKVVPAGISLEGLRNVKLERLEEVLSQLLEDTDILLIDAPAGLEKDAITALAAAEELLLVTTPEIPSISDVLKTKIIADKLDVKIIGVIVNREQHDKTFLTVDEIETILEVPVISVIPEDPEISRSAAFGEPIIIKNPKSPASNAIMKLAADLLGKEFHPIEPDKRGIISKLIAGLTGRR, encoded by the coding sequence ATGACAAGAGTCATAACAATAGCTTCTGGTAAAGGAGGAGTTGGCAAGACAATAGTCGCAGCCAACCTAGGAGTCGCACTCGCAAGCTACGGCGAACGTGTAATCGTACTAGATGCAGACATAGCAATGGCCAATTTAGAGCTCGTACTTGGGATGGAAGGCAAATCCGTCACCTTACACGACGTACTCGCAGGCAAAGCCGACATAGAGGAAGCCATCTATGAGGGTCCAGAGGGTGTGAAAGTAGTCCCCGCCGGCATATCACTCGAAGGGTTGCGTAATGTGAAACTAGAACGTTTAGAGGAGGTATTATCCCAACTACTCGAAGATACCGACATCCTACTAATTGACGCCCCAGCCGGCCTTGAAAAAGATGCCATAACAGCGCTAGCTGCTGCTGAAGAACTTTTACTCGTCACAACCCCCGAGATCCCCTCCATAAGTGACGTTCTCAAGACAAAAATCATCGCAGACAAACTAGATGTTAAAATCATAGGTGTTATAGTGAATAGAGAACAACATGACAAGACCTTCCTAACCGTCGATGAAATCGAAACCATACTAGAAGTCCCAGTGATCTCAGTCATACCCGAAGACCCTGAAATTAGCAGGTCAGCAGCATTTGGCGAGCCTATAATTATAAAAAATCCTAAATCACCGGCGAGCAATGCCATAATGAAGTTAGCCGCGGATCTATTAGGTAAAGAGTTCCATCCAATCGAACCAGATAAGAGAGGGATTATCTCAAAATTAATAGCAGGTTTAACAGGGCGAAGATAA
- a CDS encoding carbohydrate kinase family protein gives MDIVSVGTANIDFILKVPSFVEPDTEMNIEKLHLSPGGSALNFAVHATRNGLRTGIIAKLGLDYFGDIIYNRLKNEGVDIKGVSRTSRRTGMAFISVDEAGRRSIYSFIGANKELTIGKKEIDYISKADLIHLGGTYLEIAFPAAEHANLLSFAPGALLAAYGMSTLRPILQNADVLFLNEHELKLLTGKSHKEGANLLVDEGIPLIVITRGSKGAEVYTRKDTVKYKVKEIKAVDTTGAGDAFAAGFIASWIKGESLNSSLKRAHECALKNLKRLGAI, from the coding sequence TTGGATATTGTAAGCGTGGGAACCGCCAACATAGATTTCATCCTAAAGGTTCCATCCTTCGTAGAACCCGATACTGAAATGAACATTGAAAAGTTACATCTCTCACCAGGGGGATCAGCCCTCAATTTCGCAGTCCACGCCACCAGAAACGGCCTAAGAACGGGTATAATAGCAAAGCTTGGTCTGGACTATTTCGGGGATATAATCTATAATAGACTCAAAAATGAAGGAGTTGACATCAAAGGAGTCTCAAGGACCAGCAGACGTACTGGGATGGCATTCATAAGCGTGGACGAGGCTGGTAGAAGATCCATATACTCATTCATAGGGGCGAACAAAGAGCTTACAATCGGAAAAAAGGAGATAGATTATATCTCAAAGGCTGATCTAATCCACCTCGGGGGCACATACCTTGAAATAGCATTCCCAGCAGCTGAACATGCGAATCTCCTCTCATTTGCACCTGGGGCTCTTCTGGCAGCTTATGGCATGTCCACACTGAGACCAATACTCCAGAATGCGGATGTCCTTTTTCTCAATGAACATGAACTTAAACTTTTAACAGGTAAATCCCACAAAGAAGGTGCTAATCTCCTAGTCGATGAAGGAATCCCCCTAATAGTAATAACAAGGGGAAGTAAAGGCGCAGAAGTTTATACAAGAAAGGACACGGTCAAATACAAAGTTAAGGAAATTAAGGCCGTGGACACAACCGGTGCAGGTGACGCCTTTGCCGCGGGTTTCATAGCATCATGGATAAAAGGTGAAAGTTTAAACTCAAGCCTCAAAAGAGCCCATGAATGCGCTCTGAAAAATCTTAAAAGATTAGGCGCAATATAA
- a CDS encoding TatD family hydrolase has protein sequence MIDAHIHSDTRPYEDFEEMAIAGIDKAITCAHDPLPMKVSAVTFEHIQRLLKVDVQRAEENGIKLYVAVGIHPRSIPRDYKMVIGNLPQILEDKRAVAIGEIGIEKGTRLEIKVFKEQLELADKLEIPVIIHTPRKNKRKIVGILLQVLEDNIDASRVLIDHVNTEIIKEVIDYGSMLGLTVQPGKMMPFEAVMIMKEYGVDKFMLNSDMSSAPSDPLSVPKTVHKMRLEGFNDSEIVRVSSKNAENFFKI, from the coding sequence ATGATAGACGCACACATACACTCAGACACGCGCCCATATGAAGATTTCGAGGAAATGGCAATAGCAGGAATAGATAAGGCCATAACATGCGCCCATGACCCCCTGCCAATGAAAGTCTCAGCAGTCACCTTTGAACACATACAACGACTACTAAAAGTTGACGTTCAACGCGCGGAAGAAAATGGAATCAAATTATATGTAGCAGTGGGAATACACCCAAGAAGCATACCAAGAGACTATAAAATGGTAATAGGGAACTTACCACAAATTCTGGAGGATAAAAGGGCTGTGGCCATAGGAGAGATCGGTATTGAAAAAGGAACGCGGTTAGAGATAAAGGTTTTTAAGGAACAGTTGGAGTTAGCTGATAAACTGGAAATCCCTGTGATAATACACACACCCCGCAAAAACAAAAGGAAGATTGTGGGGATTCTCTTACAAGTCCTCGAGGATAATATCGACGCCTCAAGGGTGTTAATAGATCATGTAAATACAGAGATAATCAAGGAGGTCATCGATTATGGATCAATGCTTGGACTCACTGTACAACCGGGTAAAATGATGCCATTTGAGGCTGTTATGATCATGAAAGAATATGGTGTAGACAAGTTCATGTTAAACAGTGACATGAGCTCTGCACCATCAGATCCATTGTCAGTGCCGAAAACAGTTCATAAAATGCGCCTTGAAGGCTTCAATGACTCGGAGATAGTTAGAGTATCCTCAAAGAACGCTGAAAACTTTTTTAAAATTTGA
- the glyS gene encoding glycine--tRNA ligase: protein MSHEEVMKIARKRGFLWSSFEIYSGVAGFVDYGPLGALLKNKIMNKWREYYIIKEGFYEMESPTVMPEEVFKASGHVDHFNDPMTQCKECNEVYRADHLIEEATGRDVEGLENQKLTEIISNEKIRCPRCDGHLTRVWSYNLMFQTLIGAKGKKIGYLRPETAQGIFTPFKRLLRFFRNKLPFGVVQLGKAYRNEISPRQGVIRLREFTQAEAEIFVNPEEKTHPKFHMIRSEKLKLHPAENQEKGKKPIIITAGEAAEKGIISSELLTYHLWLAKEFLVDIGIPEEVIRFRQHLPTEMAHYAIDCWDVEIKTNRYGWIEIIGIADRTDYDLRSHSEHSKEDLRVFVEYEKPKIIKREIVKARMDKIGPRFKKDAAKIIKALEDLDPKTVKRELKENGQFKLELDKTYTLRGEDLEFEEVEETIKGERIFPHVIEPSFGIDRIIYSLLLHSYKKEDDRTYFNFPADIAPVEVAVLPLVNKEKLVQLALKIKEDLRDNGFIAEFDASGTIGRRYARIDEIGVPFAVTVDHQSLKDHEVTLRNRNDTKQVRIPIKELTRVLEDLLKRKMRFRDLSHSYKIQG from the coding sequence ATGAGCCACGAAGAAGTGATGAAGATCGCGAGAAAACGAGGGTTCCTATGGTCATCCTTTGAAATATACTCAGGAGTGGCTGGATTCGTAGACTACGGTCCACTAGGGGCCCTGTTAAAGAACAAGATCATGAACAAATGGCGAGAATACTATATCATAAAAGAGGGATTCTATGAGATGGAATCGCCCACAGTAATGCCAGAGGAAGTTTTTAAAGCTTCAGGTCACGTGGACCATTTCAATGATCCCATGACCCAATGCAAAGAGTGCAATGAGGTATACCGGGCGGATCACCTGATCGAGGAAGCCACAGGCAGGGACGTTGAGGGCTTGGAGAACCAGAAACTCACAGAGATAATCTCCAATGAGAAGATAAGATGCCCACGTTGTGACGGGCACCTTACACGCGTTTGGAGTTACAATCTCATGTTCCAGACGCTAATAGGGGCAAAGGGCAAAAAGATAGGATACCTCAGACCCGAAACAGCCCAGGGCATATTCACACCATTTAAAAGACTCCTAAGATTCTTCAGAAACAAATTACCCTTTGGTGTCGTCCAACTCGGAAAAGCTTACCGGAACGAAATATCACCCCGCCAGGGCGTCATTAGACTCAGAGAATTCACACAAGCAGAAGCAGAAATATTCGTAAACCCCGAGGAGAAGACACACCCAAAATTCCACATGATAAGATCAGAAAAGCTAAAACTCCACCCAGCAGAAAACCAGGAAAAAGGCAAAAAACCCATAATAATAACAGCAGGAGAAGCCGCTGAAAAGGGTATAATATCAAGTGAACTTTTAACATATCACCTATGGCTAGCAAAGGAATTCCTAGTCGATATAGGGATACCAGAGGAGGTTATAAGATTTCGCCAACATCTTCCAACAGAAATGGCCCATTATGCGATCGATTGCTGGGATGTTGAAATAAAAACCAACAGATACGGGTGGATCGAAATAATAGGCATAGCAGACAGGACAGACTACGACCTCAGATCTCATAGCGAACACAGCAAAGAAGACCTCAGGGTTTTCGTAGAATATGAAAAACCCAAGATAATAAAAAGGGAGATAGTTAAGGCTAGGATGGATAAAATCGGTCCAAGGTTTAAAAAGGACGCGGCAAAGATCATAAAGGCCCTAGAAGACTTGGATCCGAAAACCGTTAAAAGGGAACTTAAAGAAAACGGCCAATTCAAACTCGAATTAGATAAAACCTACACATTACGAGGGGAAGACCTTGAATTTGAGGAAGTTGAGGAAACCATAAAAGGTGAAAGGATATTCCCCCATGTGATAGAACCATCCTTTGGCATTGACAGGATAATATATTCACTCCTACTCCACTCATATAAAAAAGAGGATGATAGGACATACTTTAACTTCCCAGCTGATATAGCACCAGTGGAGGTTGCAGTCCTGCCCCTAGTAAACAAAGAAAAGCTTGTCCAATTAGCATTAAAGATAAAAGAGGATCTTAGAGATAATGGTTTCATCGCAGAATTTGATGCATCGGGTACAATAGGTAGAAGATATGCTCGTATAGATGAGATAGGAGTGCCATTTGCGGTTACGGTGGATCATCAATCACTCAAGGATCATGAAGTCACCTTAAGGAATAGGAACGACACAAAACAGGTCAGAATACCAATAAAAGAACTTACAAGAGTCCTGGAGGACCTCTTGAAAAGGAAGATGAGATTCCGGGATCTTTCACACTCCTATAAAATCCAAGGTTAA
- the dcd gene encoding dCTP deaminase, which yields MAILSDHDIKKYLKRGLIIIDPLEDPERQIQPSSVDLRIGNEFKGFKIIRKPCIDPQEPGDIESYMESYHIEDGGSFIIHPGEFALATTYEYIGLPDNLVARVEGRSSIGRLGITMHVTAGYIDPGFHGRITLEISNIGKMPVALYPKQRVCQIVFETMTSPAEKPYGHPERESKYMGQLKPETSKIKEDYELRKLRTKKE from the coding sequence ATGGCAATCCTAAGCGACCATGACATAAAAAAGTACCTAAAAAGGGGCCTGATAATCATAGACCCCCTAGAGGATCCTGAAAGGCAAATACAACCATCATCAGTAGATCTTAGGATAGGGAACGAATTCAAGGGATTCAAGATCATAAGAAAACCATGTATAGACCCCCAAGAACCAGGGGACATAGAATCCTACATGGAATCATATCATATAGAAGACGGAGGATCCTTCATAATACACCCAGGGGAATTTGCCCTGGCCACAACATATGAATATATAGGATTACCAGACAATCTCGTCGCAAGGGTGGAGGGAAGATCATCCATTGGAAGACTTGGGATCACCATGCACGTCACAGCAGGATACATAGACCCGGGATTTCATGGCCGTATCACCCTTGAAATTTCGAATATTGGTAAAATGCCAGTGGCACTCTACCCAAAACAGAGAGTATGCCAGATTGTATTCGAGACGATGACATCACCAGCAGAAAAACCCTACGGGCATCCTGAAAGAGAAAGTAAATATATGGGTCAACTCAAACCTGAAACAAGCAAGATAAAAGAAGACTATGAACTCAGAAAACTCAGAACAAAAAAGGAGTAA
- a CDS encoding DUF1512 family protein has product MFFGIGNWDILSIIFFIVLIIFLPIIMRIRIFSTLQKALIEMENMVKESRDTIIKFSNGDKEIREKVNEFLDFFIVPPTDLDPHGIVQKFNKILELSESRFKNMVNIIAPDASRETKANIIMTLKVAIGLNSVYKMIRHNFELAKKTGNLQILLALQMNMPLIMRIFKAQYNGAKAFSKGLPVGDGAGPLTTAMLLKKDDEIESIDEMIYAKREYNGRKLIILRPEGPGARLGKIARAVNTLIDRFNIQKIIMVDAAVKMEGEETGRVAEGVGIVIGGTGVEKWFIEDKILKGDIEIDSIVIKMGPEEAITQMDKKIFRGCETALERVKASIERTGEGNILVVGVGNSCGIPNIVEDPSIIKLKEEEDDEKGDT; this is encoded by the coding sequence CTGTTTTTTGGAATAGGAAATTGGGACATCCTTAGCATAATATTCTTCATAGTCCTCATCATATTCCTACCAATTATAATGAGGATCCGAATATTCTCAACACTACAAAAGGCCTTAATTGAAATGGAGAACATGGTGAAAGAATCAAGGGACACGATAATCAAATTCTCCAATGGGGACAAGGAGATTCGGGAAAAGGTTAATGAATTCCTAGACTTCTTCATAGTACCCCCAACAGACCTAGACCCCCATGGTATAGTCCAAAAATTCAACAAAATATTAGAGTTAAGCGAATCCCGATTCAAAAATATGGTCAACATTATAGCCCCAGATGCGAGCAGAGAAACAAAAGCGAATATAATAATGACCCTCAAGGTTGCCATAGGACTTAACAGCGTATATAAGATGATAAGGCACAACTTCGAATTAGCAAAGAAAACAGGAAACCTCCAGATACTCCTCGCCCTACAAATGAACATGCCACTCATCATGAGAATATTCAAAGCCCAATATAATGGGGCGAAAGCATTCTCCAAGGGCCTCCCAGTAGGTGACGGTGCGGGTCCGCTCACAACAGCCATGCTCCTTAAAAAGGATGACGAAATAGAATCCATAGATGAGATGATCTATGCAAAGAGGGAATACAATGGTAGAAAACTCATCATACTCAGACCAGAAGGGCCCGGGGCAAGGTTGGGTAAGATTGCGAGGGCTGTGAACACACTAATAGACAGGTTCAACATCCAGAAGATTATAATGGTGGATGCGGCTGTTAAAATGGAAGGTGAGGAAACAGGTAGAGTCGCGGAGGGTGTTGGTATCGTCATCGGAGGCACTGGAGTCGAAAAATGGTTCATCGAGGATAAAATACTCAAAGGCGATATCGAAATAGATTCAATAGTGATCAAGATGGGTCCGGAAGAGGCAATAACCCAGATGGATAAGAAAATCTTCAGGGGATGTGAAACAGCCCTCGAAAGGGTTAAGGCTAGCATAGAAAGGACAGGGGAGGGGAACATACTAGTTGTAGGGGTGGGTAACAGTTGCGGCATACCTAACATCGTCGAAGACCCATCTATCATAAAATTAAAAGAAGAAGAGGATGATGAAAAGGGAGACACATAA
- a CDS encoding TrmJ/YjtD family RNA methyltransferase, which translates to MKEERIKELENNIIVVFVEPETPGNIGFIARTMKNFGLKKLVLINPCKLDDEAYLHAMHATDILENSIKFKSLNEMLEEVSPDFIIGTTGVPGGSYKIARTPLRPEQFAKALNTKAKIAILFGREGNGLTNDEIGECDIIVSIPTSQEYPIMNVSHAAAIIFYEIFKERDYNLEGVEEASGLEKRLLVSDMEDIISSLGLPDHKRRVALRAFKNLIGRAFITGREAHTLKGIFRRIKNEL; encoded by the coding sequence ATGAAAGAAGAAAGAATAAAAGAGCTCGAAAATAATATCATCGTGGTCTTCGTCGAACCCGAAACACCAGGAAACATCGGCTTCATAGCCCGGACCATGAAAAACTTCGGATTAAAAAAATTGGTCCTCATAAACCCATGCAAATTAGACGATGAAGCATACTTACATGCAATGCACGCAACAGACATCCTAGAAAATTCAATAAAATTCAAATCCCTCAATGAGATGCTAGAGGAAGTTTCACCGGACTTCATCATCGGCACAACGGGAGTGCCTGGTGGAAGCTACAAGATAGCAAGAACACCCCTCAGACCAGAACAATTTGCAAAGGCATTAAATACAAAGGCGAAGATAGCCATACTATTCGGTAGAGAAGGAAACGGCCTCACAAATGATGAAATAGGAGAATGTGACATTATCGTGAGCATACCCACAAGCCAGGAATATCCTATAATGAATGTTTCACACGCAGCCGCGATAATATTCTATGAAATATTCAAGGAAAGAGACTATAACCTTGAAGGGGTTGAGGAGGCTTCAGGACTTGAAAAGAGACTCCTGGTATCTGATATGGAGGATATAATATCCTCATTAGGATTACCAGACCATAAGAGGAGAGTGGCCTTAAGAGCCTTCAAGAACCTCATAGGGAGAGCTTTCATCACAGGAAGAGAAGCCCACACCCTAAAGGGCATATTTAGAAGGATAAAAAACGAACTATAG
- the tfrB gene encoding fumarate reductase (CoM/CoB) subunit TfrB, which yields MIKVKILRFDPEKDDEPFIEEYRIPFKEKMRIIDALNLVNDEYGANVAFRSSCRAGQCGSCAVKMDGEVVLACKAEVRDGALIEPLDFPVIKDLIVDRSEIEEKARQMRLYLESSGEGLQEIRPEDYMDSKKLRSCIECFSCIAACPVIKESSEFAGPYFMNYLSKFAFDPRDKADRAEEGFKEGLYCCTTCAKCEEICPKQLNVPGDAIEKLRALACKQDIGPLEAHKRVKKLIEETGRSVEHIKEGFIESLELEGENPRLGFFTGCLVDYRIPEVGLALLRVLKKHGIEIDVPKNQVCCGSPMIRTGQTDIIEELVAQNRKALQGYDAIITVCAGCGSTLKNDYPKYGLKLNVLDISELLSENLNTKDMKPVNMRVTYHDPCHLARGQGVRLEPRKILGKIKGLEFVEMEKPDQCCGSGGGVKSGKPDLAYSLGKKKAEMIRKLDVDAVITICPFCQLHIKDSLEREGLGNIKVMNILELLDLAYDGK from the coding sequence ATGATAAAAGTTAAAATATTAAGGTTCGACCCGGAAAAGGACGATGAACCATTCATTGAAGAGTATAGGATCCCATTTAAGGAGAAGATGAGGATAATCGACGCCCTTAACCTGGTCAATGATGAATACGGGGCTAACGTCGCATTCAGGAGCTCGTGCAGGGCCGGTCAATGCGGGTCCTGTGCGGTTAAAATGGATGGTGAAGTGGTATTAGCATGTAAAGCGGAAGTAAGGGATGGAGCATTGATAGAACCATTAGACTTCCCAGTAATAAAGGATCTCATAGTTGACAGGAGCGAAATAGAGGAAAAAGCACGCCAAATGAGATTATACCTAGAATCGTCTGGTGAGGGACTCCAGGAGATCAGACCGGAAGATTACATGGACTCAAAGAAGCTTAGAAGTTGTATTGAATGCTTCTCATGTATAGCTGCTTGTCCGGTTATCAAAGAGAGCTCAGAATTCGCAGGACCATACTTCATGAATTACTTGTCAAAATTCGCCTTCGACCCCCGAGACAAGGCAGACAGGGCCGAGGAAGGATTCAAAGAGGGATTATACTGTTGCACAACCTGTGCAAAATGTGAAGAAATCTGCCCAAAACAACTGAACGTACCAGGAGACGCCATCGAAAAATTAAGAGCACTAGCATGCAAACAGGACATCGGACCATTAGAAGCCCACAAGAGGGTTAAAAAGCTCATAGAAGAGACTGGAAGATCGGTTGAACACATAAAGGAGGGATTCATAGAATCCCTAGAATTGGAGGGTGAGAATCCAAGACTAGGATTCTTCACAGGATGCCTAGTAGACTACAGGATCCCAGAAGTAGGACTAGCACTACTCAGAGTCCTGAAAAAACATGGAATAGAAATCGACGTGCCAAAAAATCAAGTATGCTGCGGCTCCCCCATGATACGCACAGGACAAACAGACATAATAGAGGAACTTGTAGCCCAAAACAGGAAAGCACTACAAGGATATGATGCTATCATAACAGTCTGCGCAGGCTGCGGCTCCACACTCAAAAACGACTACCCAAAATACGGCCTAAAATTAAACGTCCTGGACATAAGCGAACTATTATCAGAAAACCTCAACACAAAGGACATGAAACCGGTGAACATGCGAGTAACATACCATGACCCATGCCACCTTGCAAGGGGCCAGGGAGTGCGACTAGAACCAAGAAAGATACTCGGAAAGATAAAGGGCCTGGAATTTGTTGAAATGGAAAAACCAGACCAGTGCTGCGGCTCCGGGGGTGGTGTGAAATCTGGAAAACCAGACCTAGCATATAGTCTAGGGAAAAAGAAAGCAGAGATGATAAGAAAATTAGACGTAGACGCGGTCATAACAATATGCCCATTCTGCCAATTACACATAAAAGACTCCCTCGAAAGAGAAGGACTAGGAAACATCAAAGTCATGAACATACTAGAATTACTAGACCTAGCATATGATGGAAAATGA